Within Primulina tabacum isolate GXHZ01 chromosome 5, ASM2559414v2, whole genome shotgun sequence, the genomic segment AGTTCTTAATTTCTCTACTCGCAAATGATTAATATCCATGAATTCTTTTTTGGAACCTTCTTGCTACACTCTTGCTATTTTGCAATTATAGAATCAGATATCTACCTTAAGAAATCTCGCAATATCCACAGTATTtttttccttatttattctTCATTAGCTACATTTGAGATATAAGCATGTGCAAGTTGTTTTTATCCTATTTTGTTTACGTCTTGATTACTTGTGGGCAAACATGTTGAATCATGCTATTGGCATGTATTTGTGGCGCTGAACTATGTCATTACCTAGTTTATTCTCGATTTCATGAGTTTGGACATTTTGCGATCAAATCAAGGTGCCCatgaaaaaaaaagttttttggTATGGTTTGAACTGATTTGCCTAAATTGACAAAATTGTGAATCAGGAACCAAGGCTCTCAACAAGACAAGTTTTGGATTACTTCCTAACGATCCTAACTCTGGGGAACATGTTGCTTTTGTCTCGATGTTTGCTGCCTACGATTCTGCTGCTGATGGACTGGTCTCTGGTAGACCGTCTGACTATGTTACTGTAGGGAATACTTCATACAATAAGGTGGAGAGATCTATGGCAATCTTGAATGTGTTTATAAATTTCATCCAGGTGCATCCAAGTAATATATtatcttctctttttttttttgaaattttttacccATTCACATGATCCCCTAGTGTGACttgcacttgagatttcaaaaatgaaaaactgaCTGTTCAACAACTGAGATTGTTGGTTgtgataaataatatattttctgtTGTGGAATGGCTTCAATCCTCTaagaatatgtttttttttttcattttattttctaaaCAAACTTATATGTTGAATCATGGGCCATGACATATTTTCCAACAATGTCTGAATTTATATTTGATTCAGCTTGTAAGGATAAGAACGACTAATCTAAACAAGGATAATTCATGTCTTATCAATGTGTAGGTGACTATGCCCAAAAGCAACATCTTCATCCTTACTGATCCAACGTCGGAGCTTCGTTTGCATCGAGACATGGTTACTATACAATCAATACAAGGTGAATATTCGCGAGACAAGTTGATGCTTCAAAGAATCAGGTTTTACATTGTAAGAGCATTAGGCATGCTTGAAAAATGGAgataatttttctatatatttcttATTTTACCTTAGTTCATCGTATATGTTGATGTTTTTTAATGTTTCCTGTGATATAAAATGCAATTGTTTTTATAAATATGTTATTTGACTTGATTTTGTTGGATTAGTACTATTTGGTGCATACTTTGTGTTAGTCCTGTGagattttatttgttaatagTATGTCATGTTTTTTTAAGAATGTAATTGTTTCCTTTTTGCAATGTGTTTTCTCGAGGCTTTTCTAGAAATACAGCTTAAAAAGATGACTCAGAAGCGGGAGCAAGTCAGTCATTTCATTTTTACTGACTCGGATATAGCAGTGGTGAATGACCTGGGACATATATTTACGGAATATCCAAATTTTGATCTGGCTCTTACCTTCCGGAACAACCAAAATCAACCTTTGAATTCAGGATTTATAGCAGTAAGGGGCACTGCTGAGGGAATTCGAAGGTGCACTTTCTATCATTTGTCCTCTACAACCTAACTAGAACTGGGAAAATATATTTAAGAAGTAACCAATCATCAAGGAGACACCTAGAAGAAACTTTTGTGGGCAGAAACTGCTCGATTGAGAggcaattttttttgttttcgtgTGGTGATGAAGGGACACAAAGCAAGCATGACTTTAACTTGATAAGAAGCCCGAGAGTACTATGAAACTGCACATTGAAAAAACCGACCGTGTTTTCTCCTTTTTTCTGCTGAATCTCTCAATTTGCGAATATTTTTGTTGTAGTTGGTGTTAATATGTTTGAACTTGGAATTTTCGTTACTAAATTGTACTTCCCCCCCCGTGTATTAAGATAATTGTATGTTATTACAGGGGAATGACTTTCTTACATGAAGTGCTGGAAGTTTACAGTTTAAAATTCATGAAAGCTTCCCGGATGCTTGGAGATCAATTAGCGCTTGCATGGATAGTAAAATCTGAGCCTAATTTTAATGGAAGAAGGTTTTCTAGAAGAGAGGCTTTCCTAGATAAAATCAGTGGTGCTTCGGTCCTCTTCTTACCATGTTCTAGTTATAATTGGACACCACCTGAGGGTGCTGGTCAGTTTCATGGAATGCCCTTGGATGTGAAGGTAAGAACATATATATCACTTCTCAATGAATAAACAActgattaaaaataaattttttcttcccTTTGAGACGGGCTTCTTGAATAAGATTTACTGTAAAACTTCGTTTTGTTTTTGGTTTCAGGTAGTTCATTTCAAGGGATCACGGAAACGACTCATGCTGGAGGCTTGGAACTTCTGGTCATCATATTCCGACATGTCGGATATGTTGTGCCTAATTTTGAAGAGCGGAAGGACAAAATACGATTTCTAATAACGTACATGCTGAGATTTTGTTGGTTGTGTATCCAATTTGTTACATCATATAGTTTCTCCAATCTGGTGGAGTTATGGTAATTTGGATGCCAAACTTAGTTGATCCCTCTGAGGGGTTTTTTTTCTGTTGTTGCCAATTTGGAATGCTACAGTTTTTCACAGCAATAAAACCGTCATTGatatttgaaggaaaaaaaaaaagcaagaaAAAATTAGTTTAAAAAGTAATAActctataaaatatttttttgaacaaTATAACATATTTTCGAGAAAATTTCTTATTCAGTCGCTCATTTATCATATTTTCCAGTATCGGTCCCtctttttcaattatctcgatttagtatttaattttatgttattttttccTATTTAGTCATTTAACTCCACTGTTAAAAATGACAGAAAGTAAGCATATGATCCATTGATAATTCCCTATTTAATCTTCTATTTTATTGCATTTTCTGATTTAGTCTTTCGACTAAAAGAAGACCTCGCTCCAAGTTATTCAAAAATAGTGGCGTTGAGTTTCTCGGCTCTTTCATCACCTATTATCAGCTAATTTCCATGTTGGTGATTCTCCATTTTTAGACCCAACTCGAAGAAGAGGCTTTAAGACTACAATGAATGCTCACcaaaaaaagcaaaaaaaaggGTCTTATTCTCCACTTCTTCGGATTCGGATGCCCGCGAAACCATATGATAATGTAGAGTAGGTATGGAACTAAATAGGAACCTATCCCCATATTTTTCATATCAATAGTTTGTTAAAATCATTGAAGTTCATATGACCATAAACATGCTTGAGCagttaatattaaatatatatatatttaagccCAAACTTTTATGTTTGATAGTTAATGACTATATATGCTTTATAATTTTATGTGCATAACTAAAATTAAATGAATAAGTTAACAAAATGACGTCATAATTCAAACCTTTTCTTGTCACCTCTTGGAAATTAAACTGAGCGTCAGGGAACTTAAATTTGAGATGTCTCGCTAGCTAATTTTTTCCATCTCGTAAAAACCCATGACCGAGACCACTATTGTCGTTCCACAGATGCCTGGATTAAAGAGGTGAGGGATGGATGAATCCTCGCGGTCCTTAACGAACGAGCTTCGCTCCTTCCTTGGACAAATTCCTCCCCCAGCGGCCACCTCGGTCGAAGATCAAGCTGTTTCATTAAAAACACACTTTTCAGAAGTTCCAGATAGACAAAACTCGAGTGAAACTTGAATAATATTCTAGTCGTGAACAGATAATATACACCGTGATTACCAAAAAAACATAATACAGTCTTTGCAGAAACATAACATCTCATTAATCCAATGCCTATATTCAACAGAAATTGCAAACTTATAGCTGGGTTTAAAACATTCAGACTTCGGTTGACGTTTGAACGGGTGGAGGAGACAGACAACGTGAAAATTGTGCCGTTTGAGCGTGAGAGAGTTGGACATGTGAAAAGTGTTCGCAAACCAAATGCAGTCACATTATAAACTTCCAACAACCAAAAAAGAAGTCTCAAACCAAGGCATCCGCAGGTTCGCAGGCAGGTGGTGGAGGATCGTATCTTCCCATTTGAAAATGCTCGATTCCAGTCCAAGCAATCATTACACCTACCATAGATGACAGGTGTTACAACAATTTcgtaaattttgaattttacaaCATAATGTCATATGTCTACTTTTAATCGGGACTATAACTGGCACAACTTAATATTGACATGGCTTACAAAGCGACAAATGCAAACAAGAATTTATCACCATTGTCTGTGCAAAGACTAGGAGGAGGGCAGACAAGTTGCAGACCAGTCCTTCCCACAACCTCGTTGAGCCGAGCTCGAACATGTTGGTTGGATGCAACACCACCAGAGACCACCTATCCAAGGCAAAATAGAGCATGGAGATCACAAACCAGAAAATTTAAGAATGGCCGAGttacaaaacaaaagaaaaatagcTGCATTTTATGTAATGTGGTTGATAAAGAGTGGTTAAAACATATTTTGACAAACCAGATGCTTTATAGAAGGCTCGATCTTCAATGCCCATTCAATTGCTCGTTCACACTTTTCTTCTAAATGCAATACTGCAACTCTCTTCACGAGGCGTATTTAGGAGGTAAACAATTCAAGAAATCCAACTATGACGATAGACATGATAAAGATGTTATAAAGCAAAATCACAGACTTAATTACCTGGAAGGAGGCAGCAATATTGGCCCTGGCCAATTTGTCTTCAGTACTGGCTGAAGAGATTGGGATTCCAGAATCACTGCAGAACATCAATGATATACGAATTATGTGAAAGCTTGTAGATTAATACATGTATACTATCTGCATGAATTCGAGCACAAAATGTAACACGTAGAAAACTTTCATAATACGCCACCTCACATATGCCATATGCAGAATTGAGCATTTCCTGTT encodes:
- the LOC142546816 gene encoding uncharacterized protein LOC142546816 isoform X2; the encoded protein is MQWKMICVGWKRLIFLLPAVVIIPHMLSVLEFQKLTNSGDLRSEKRMKFDRLVLGPAAGEGLPDRLHCQGTKALNKTSFGLLPNDPNSGEHVAFVSMFAAYDSAADGLVSGRPSDYVTVGNTSYNKVTMPKSNIFILTDPTSELRLHRDMVTIQSIQGEYSRDKLMLQRIRFYIAFLEIQLKKMTQKREQVSHFIFTDSDIAVVNDLGHIFTEYPNFDLALTFRNNQNQPLNSGFIAVRGTAEGIRRGMTFLHEVLEVYSLKFMKASRMLGDQLALAWIVKSEPNFNGRRFSRREAFLDKISGASVLFLPCSSYNWTPPEGAGQFHGMPLDVKVVHFKGSRKRLMLEAWNFWSSYSDMSDMLCLILKSGRTKYDF
- the LOC142546816 gene encoding uncharacterized protein LOC142546816 isoform X1 is translated as MQWKMICVGWKRLIFLLPAVVIIPHMLSVLEFQKLTNSGDLRSEKRMKFDRLVLGPAAGEGLPDRLHCQGTKALNKTSFGLLPNDPNSGEHVAFVSMFAAYDSAADGLVSGRPSDYVTVGNTSYNKVERSMAILNVFINFIQVTMPKSNIFILTDPTSELRLHRDMVTIQSIQGEYSRDKLMLQRIRFYIAFLEIQLKKMTQKREQVSHFIFTDSDIAVVNDLGHIFTEYPNFDLALTFRNNQNQPLNSGFIAVRGTAEGIRRGMTFLHEVLEVYSLKFMKASRMLGDQLALAWIVKSEPNFNGRRFSRREAFLDKISGASVLFLPCSSYNWTPPEGAGQFHGMPLDVKVVHFKGSRKRLMLEAWNFWSSYSDMSDMLCLILKSGRTKYDF